A stretch of Aedes aegypti strain LVP_AGWG chromosome 2, AaegL5.0 Primary Assembly, whole genome shotgun sequence DNA encodes these proteins:
- the LOC5575737 gene encoding uncharacterized protein LOC5575737 isoform X1 — protein sequence MKLAVACLITLALRCTLAIPPKSEPTISECTAKGGECDESKGRPVCGTDNQTYPTRCHLIRAQCSGHQVSLKHRGTCKDVCHASRTYALQHRSSSPYGVKFVPRCREDGTYAPVQCLESVGCWCVNGQGKPLPNTTVQHGKPVCVKKGKSNQRRSSPRNPVRNKRSCSRMDRAVFNRNLLKLFENEHIRVQQNVKGGLTAASVSEKTVLDWKFASIDGNRNGVLDKTEYRELKRLIKKVVKPKRCGRSFGKSCDADQDERLSRLEWANCFSKDNLTPEMDHHYHNHHPSSQSSPSYAAAAPHQNHHHQQQQHHQQQQQYQHQHHHMGGVGGGGGYGGGTLIGVGGSSHSSSSSGSSTSFLRYDESQQNGSNDYTDFDDEDDYSENDDDSDELPDSDNTLLNGLHFSFAGKRLQPNLLLQGKTTLELKGDQDPIFKDSEAESDCLSDRAAALEEQRSGATALYVPECTADGRYQRVQCYLSTGYCWCVHEDTGKNIPGTSTKDKRPQCDVYPGVGGRQMQGCPDDKKLEFLRDLKDFLKQQIASNSVTAADNTKWGTEDEKIATLSFVLLDKNKNKVWERKEWKIFRELVTETRQLRKCGKKMPRYCDVNNDRKITLSEWLNCLQTQRTPYVEGGSVAKSSSLMSTSGSSGGGGGGGGGIGHSESGWKPSLSASSTSKFRGPNPLESVLKSD from the exons ATCTCGGAATGTACGGCGAAAGGTGGAGAGTGCGATGAGAGCAAAGGTCGACCTGTATGCGGGACGGATAATCAGACGTATCCGACGCGATGCCATCTGATAAGGGCGCAGTGCAGCGGTCATCAGGTCAGCCTCAAACATCGGGGGACTTGTAAAG ACGTCTGTCACGCATCACGCACGTACGCCCTCCAGCACCGGTCCAGTTCGCCCTACGGGGTCAAATTTGTGCCACGCTGCCGGGAGGATGGAACCTACGCTCCGGTGCAGTGCCTGGAAAGTGTCGGCTGCTGGTGCGTCAACGGCCAAGGCAAACCACTGCCCAATACGACGGTTCAGCATGGGAAACCGGTTTGCGTCAAGAAGGGCAAATCAAACCAGCGGCGATCCTCGCCACGAAATCCGGTTAGAAACAAACGCA GTTGCTCTCGTATGGACCGAGCCGTGTTCAACCGTAATCTGTTGAAGCTTTTCGAGAACGAACACATTCGTGTGCAGCAAAACGTGAAGGGAGGATTAACGGCGGCCTCGGTCAGCGAGAAAACCGTCCTGGATTGGAAGTTCGCTTCGATCGATGGCAACCGGAATGGCGTCCTGGACAAGACCGAGTACCGAGAGTTGAAGCGACTGATCAAGAAG GTCGTGAAACCGAAGCGCTGCGGTAGGTCTTTTGGTAAGAGCTGCGATGCCGATCAGGACGAGCGGCTATCGCGGTTGGAATGGGCCAACTGCTTCTCCAAGGATAACCTAACAC CCGAGATGGATCACCACTATCACAACCACCACCCTTCATCACAATCATCACCATCATATGCCGCTGCAGCGCCGCATCAAAACCACCACCATCAACAGCAGCAACaccaccagcagcagcagcaatacCAACACCAACATCATCACATGGGTGGCGtaggcggcggcggcggctaCGGTGGTGGTACATTAATCGGTGTCGGTGGCTCCTCCCATTCTTCCTCTAGCTCTGGTTCTAGCACTAGCTTCCTCCGGTACGATGAGTCACAGCAGAATGGCTCCAATGATTACACTGATTTTGACGATGAAGATGATTACTCAGAAAATGACGACGATTCGGACGAATTGCCCGATAGTGATAATACGCTACTGAACGGACTGCACTTTAGCTTTGCCGGCAAGCGGCTGCAGCCCAATTTGT TGCTACAAGGTAAAACAACGCTGGAGCTGAAAGGTGACCAGGATCCCATCTTCAAAGACAGCGAGGCCGAATCGGACTGCCTGAGTGATCGTGCCGCCGCACTGGAGGAGCAAAGG AGTGGTGCTACGGCGCTATACGTTCCGGAATGTACCGCCGACGGGCGGTATCAACGGGTCCAGTGCTACTTGTCGACCGGGTACTGTTGGTGCGTCCACGAAGACACCGGAAAGAACATTCCCGGGACGTCAACTAAGGACAAGCGACCGCAGTGTGACGTGTATCCGGGCGTAGGGGGTCGACAGATGCAGGGCTGCCCCGATGACAAGAAGTTGGAGTTCTTGCGAGACTTGAAGGACTTTTTGAAACAGCAAATAGCAAGCAACTCGGTGACGGC AGCGGATAACACCAAATGGGGAACCGAAGACGAGAAGATTGCAACGCTCAGCTTTGTACTGCTagacaagaacaagaacaaggtTTGGGAGCGGAAGGAGTGGAAAATTTTCCGAGAGCTTGTCACTGAAACAAG ACAATTGCGAAAATGTGGCAAAAAGATGCCTCGCTATTGTGACGTAAATAATGATCGCAAGATCACCCTCTCCGAATGGCTCAATTGTTTGCAAACCCAGCGGACACCCTATGTAGAAGGGGGCTCGGTAGCCAAGTCATCCTCGCTGATGTCCACCAGCGGATCCTCTGGAGGCGGAGGCGGAGGTGGAGGTGGAATCGGACATTCTGAAAGTGGTTGGAAACCATCCTTGTCCGCATCATCCACCTCCAAGTTCCGGGGCCCTAACCCTCTGGAATCGGTTCTGAAAAGCGACTGA
- the LOC5575737 gene encoding SPARC-related modular calcium-binding protein 2 isoform X2: protein MKLAVACLITLALRCTLAIPPKSEPTISECTAKGGECDESKGRPVCGTDNQTYPTRCHLIRAQCSGHQVSLKHRGTCKDVCHASRTYALQHRSSSPYGVKFVPRCREDGTYAPVQCLESVGCWCVNGQGKPLPNTTVQHGKPVCVKKGKSNQRRSSPRNPVRNKRSCSRMDRAVFNRNLLKLFENEHIRVQQNVKGGLTAASVSEKTVLDWKFASIDGNRNGVLDKTEYRELKRLIKKVVKPKRCGRSFGKSCDADQDERLSRLEWANCFSKDNLTLLQGKTTLELKGDQDPIFKDSEAESDCLSDRAAALEEQRSGATALYVPECTADGRYQRVQCYLSTGYCWCVHEDTGKNIPGTSTKDKRPQCDVYPGVGGRQMQGCPDDKKLEFLRDLKDFLKQQIASNSVTAADNTKWGTEDEKIATLSFVLLDKNKNKVWERKEWKIFRELVTETRQLRKCGKKMPRYCDVNNDRKITLSEWLNCLQTQRTPYVEGGSVAKSSSLMSTSGSSGGGGGGGGGIGHSESGWKPSLSASSTSKFRGPNPLESVLKSD from the exons ATCTCGGAATGTACGGCGAAAGGTGGAGAGTGCGATGAGAGCAAAGGTCGACCTGTATGCGGGACGGATAATCAGACGTATCCGACGCGATGCCATCTGATAAGGGCGCAGTGCAGCGGTCATCAGGTCAGCCTCAAACATCGGGGGACTTGTAAAG ACGTCTGTCACGCATCACGCACGTACGCCCTCCAGCACCGGTCCAGTTCGCCCTACGGGGTCAAATTTGTGCCACGCTGCCGGGAGGATGGAACCTACGCTCCGGTGCAGTGCCTGGAAAGTGTCGGCTGCTGGTGCGTCAACGGCCAAGGCAAACCACTGCCCAATACGACGGTTCAGCATGGGAAACCGGTTTGCGTCAAGAAGGGCAAATCAAACCAGCGGCGATCCTCGCCACGAAATCCGGTTAGAAACAAACGCA GTTGCTCTCGTATGGACCGAGCCGTGTTCAACCGTAATCTGTTGAAGCTTTTCGAGAACGAACACATTCGTGTGCAGCAAAACGTGAAGGGAGGATTAACGGCGGCCTCGGTCAGCGAGAAAACCGTCCTGGATTGGAAGTTCGCTTCGATCGATGGCAACCGGAATGGCGTCCTGGACAAGACCGAGTACCGAGAGTTGAAGCGACTGATCAAGAAG GTCGTGAAACCGAAGCGCTGCGGTAGGTCTTTTGGTAAGAGCTGCGATGCCGATCAGGACGAGCGGCTATCGCGGTTGGAATGGGCCAACTGCTTCTCCAAGGATAACCTAACAC TGCTACAAGGTAAAACAACGCTGGAGCTGAAAGGTGACCAGGATCCCATCTTCAAAGACAGCGAGGCCGAATCGGACTGCCTGAGTGATCGTGCCGCCGCACTGGAGGAGCAAAGG AGTGGTGCTACGGCGCTATACGTTCCGGAATGTACCGCCGACGGGCGGTATCAACGGGTCCAGTGCTACTTGTCGACCGGGTACTGTTGGTGCGTCCACGAAGACACCGGAAAGAACATTCCCGGGACGTCAACTAAGGACAAGCGACCGCAGTGTGACGTGTATCCGGGCGTAGGGGGTCGACAGATGCAGGGCTGCCCCGATGACAAGAAGTTGGAGTTCTTGCGAGACTTGAAGGACTTTTTGAAACAGCAAATAGCAAGCAACTCGGTGACGGC AGCGGATAACACCAAATGGGGAACCGAAGACGAGAAGATTGCAACGCTCAGCTTTGTACTGCTagacaagaacaagaacaaggtTTGGGAGCGGAAGGAGTGGAAAATTTTCCGAGAGCTTGTCACTGAAACAAG ACAATTGCGAAAATGTGGCAAAAAGATGCCTCGCTATTGTGACGTAAATAATGATCGCAAGATCACCCTCTCCGAATGGCTCAATTGTTTGCAAACCCAGCGGACACCCTATGTAGAAGGGGGCTCGGTAGCCAAGTCATCCTCGCTGATGTCCACCAGCGGATCCTCTGGAGGCGGAGGCGGAGGTGGAGGTGGAATCGGACATTCTGAAAGTGGTTGGAAACCATCCTTGTCCGCATCATCCACCTCCAAGTTCCGGGGCCCTAACCCTCTGGAATCGGTTCTGAAAAGCGACTGA